From Candidatus Manganitrophus morganii, the proteins below share one genomic window:
- a CDS encoding GIY-YIG nuclease family protein, producing MARRLDQHNAGRASRYTRSRRPVRVIYQEGCVSRSEASIREGALKALSRKEKEKLILERRIDVTFCPID from the coding sequence CTGGCGCGGCGGCTCGATCAACACAACGCGGGGCGCGCCTCCCGTTACACGCGCTCTCGGCGGCCGGTCCGAGTGATCTATCAAGAAGGCTGCGTCAGCCGTTCCGAAGCATCCATCAGGGAGGGGGCGCTCAAGGCGCTCTCTCGGAAAGAGAAAGAAAAACTGATTCTGGAGAGGAGAATCGATGTTACATTCTGTCCGATCGATTAG
- a CDS encoding NAD(P)-dependent oxidoreductase yields MTTLQGKTLFITGASRGIGKAIGLRAARDGANIVLVAKTVTPQKNLPGTIYTAAEEIIAAGGQALACPTDIRFEDQVQGAVKKGVETFGGIDILINNASALGLTGILQTSMKRFDLMHQVNVRGTFLCAQVCFPYLTESANPHILNIAPPLNLEAKWFAPHLAYTLSKYGMSLCTLGMAEAFKEKEIAVNSLWPQTAIATAAMVSLAGEVALQRCRTPEIMADAAYLILTKSSRECTGNFFLDEALLRSAGITDFDRYAVSPGTPLIPDLFV; encoded by the coding sequence ATGACGACGCTGCAGGGCAAGACCCTCTTCATCACCGGCGCGAGCCGGGGGATCGGGAAAGCGATCGGCCTGCGGGCCGCCCGGGACGGCGCCAACATCGTTCTGGTCGCCAAGACGGTCACCCCTCAGAAGAACCTCCCCGGCACGATCTACACCGCCGCCGAGGAGATCATCGCCGCCGGAGGCCAGGCGCTCGCCTGCCCGACCGACATTCGATTTGAAGATCAGGTCCAGGGGGCGGTGAAGAAGGGGGTCGAGACATTCGGCGGAATCGATATCCTGATCAACAACGCCAGCGCTCTCGGCCTGACCGGCATCCTTCAAACGTCGATGAAACGGTTCGATCTGATGCATCAGGTCAACGTCCGCGGGACTTTTCTCTGCGCTCAGGTCTGCTTTCCCTATTTGACGGAATCGGCCAATCCCCACATCCTCAACATCGCCCCCCCGCTGAACCTCGAAGCGAAATGGTTCGCGCCGCATCTGGCTTACACCCTCTCGAAATACGGAATGAGCCTCTGCACGCTCGGAATGGCGGAAGCGTTCAAGGAAAAGGAGATCGCCGTCAATTCCCTCTGGCCGCAAACCGCCATCGCGACCGCCGCGATGGTCAGTTTGGCCGGAGAGGTCGCGCTGCAGCGCTGCCGGACACCCGAGATCATGGCCGATGCGGCTTATCTCATCCTGACGAAGTCGAGCCGGGAGTGCACCGGAAACTTCTTTCTCGATGAAGCGCTTCTCCGATCGGCCGGGATCACCGATTTCGACCGCTATGCCGTCTCGCCCGGAACCCCGCTGATCCCCGACCTCTTCGTTTAG
- a CDS encoding GNAT family N-acetyltransferase, protein MTDVVFIRPAVAQDTERLVAFNRAMAKETEGLDLPIETVSAGVAALLKQPQYGFYLVAEINGEVVGGLMVTYEWSDWRDGLFWWLQSVYVLPPRRGKGIYKRLYAEVKRRAEEQGNVCGFRLYVERENQRAEQTYRTLGMAETHYKIYEELLNRSKTA, encoded by the coding sequence ATGACAGACGTGGTGTTTATTCGGCCTGCCGTTGCGCAAGATACGGAGCGCCTCGTGGCGTTCAACCGGGCGATGGCGAAGGAGACCGAGGGGCTCGACCTTCCGATCGAAACCGTCTCGGCCGGCGTCGCCGCGCTCCTCAAGCAGCCGCAATACGGCTTTTATCTCGTCGCCGAGATCAACGGGGAGGTCGTCGGAGGGCTGATGGTCACCTATGAGTGGAGCGACTGGAGAGACGGCCTCTTCTGGTGGCTTCAGAGCGTCTATGTCCTTCCACCAAGACGGGGGAAAGGAATCTACAAACGGCTCTATGCGGAGGTGAAGCGCCGGGCGGAGGAACAGGGGAATGTCTGCGGCTTCCGTCTCTACGTCGAGCGGGAAAATCAGCGGGCCGAGCAGACCTATCGGACGCTCGGGATGGCGGAGACCCACTATAAGATCTATGAGGAATTGCTGAACAGAAGTAAAACTGCTTGA
- the msrB gene encoding peptide-methionine (R)-S-oxide reductase MsrB produces MKKKVTKSEEEWKKELTPEQYEVTRKKRTERAFTGEYYNSKEPGVYRCVACGNPLFSSKTKYESGSGWPSFWEPISAEGIRTEEDQSHGMRRVEVLCASCESHLGHLFPDGPRPTGMRYCINSASLKLEKEKQEEEKKR; encoded by the coding sequence ATGAAAAAGAAAGTCACCAAATCCGAAGAAGAATGGAAAAAAGAGCTCACCCCCGAGCAGTATGAGGTCACCCGGAAGAAAAGGACCGAGCGGGCCTTCACCGGCGAGTACTACAACAGCAAAGAGCCGGGGGTCTACCGTTGCGTCGCCTGCGGAAATCCGCTCTTTAGTTCCAAAACCAAATATGAGTCGGGGAGCGGTTGGCCGAGCTTTTGGGAGCCGATCTCGGCGGAGGGGATCAGAACCGAGGAGGATCAGAGCCACGGAATGCGCCGGGTCGAGGTGTTGTGCGCGTCCTGCGAATCTCACCTCGGCCATCTCTTTCCGGACGGTCCGCGGCCGACCGGGATGCGCTACTGCATCAACTCCGCATCCCTGAAGCTGGAAAAAGAGAAACAAGAAGAGGAAAAGAAGCGATGA
- a CDS encoding DUF4383 domain-containing protein has protein sequence MSSVSRGVKALGIILIIIGIWGFFQNPILGLFLVDPMHNVFHLLTGILAIVFAARGEAPAKQYSKVIGVVYGLLTIAGFFMSGVYELGFMRMNDADDWLHLFFGVAFLYYGYSRVYGARRHGMREAPVRG, from the coding sequence ATGTCATCTGTATCAAGGGGCGTGAAGGCGCTCGGCATTATTTTAATCATTATCGGGATTTGGGGATTTTTCCAGAACCCCATTTTGGGGCTGTTTCTGGTGGATCCCATGCACAATGTGTTTCATTTGCTCACCGGGATTTTGGCGATCGTTTTTGCAGCGAGAGGGGAAGCGCCGGCGAAGCAATATTCGAAGGTGATCGGCGTGGTCTACGGCCTGTTGACGATTGCCGGTTTCTTTATGAGCGGGGTTTATGAGTTAGGATTCATGCGGATGAACGACGCGGACGATTGGCTGCATCTCTTTTTCGGGGTGGCCTTTCTCTATTACGGCTATAGCCGTGTCTACGGCGCCCGTCGTCATGGGATGCGGGAAGCGCCGGTTCGAGGTTAA
- a CDS encoding GNAT family N-acetyltransferase gives MAKIIKMSAEHLKERLIAGDILRNPFGLGPETEMTIRIKKASPEEAEQIALMVKRLTDEIIDAIGEKPFNIDLAETSVRCRRFLEQELYAVYRAIDSESDEPLGFIALCESHALYAEGAFGIIQELYVDPAHRSKGIGGKLVKTAMDHARKKGWKRLEVCTPPLPQFAGTVHFYERQRFEVTGGRKMKVLL, from the coding sequence ATGGCGAAGATTATAAAAATGTCGGCGGAGCATCTGAAGGAGCGACTGATTGCGGGTGATATATTACGCAACCCTTTCGGTCTGGGGCCGGAAACTGAAATGACGATCCGAATCAAAAAGGCCTCGCCGGAAGAGGCCGAACAAATCGCGCTGATGGTGAAGCGGTTGACCGACGAGATCATCGACGCGATCGGCGAGAAGCCGTTCAATATCGACCTGGCGGAGACGAGCGTCCGTTGCCGGCGATTCCTGGAACAGGAACTCTACGCGGTGTATAGGGCGATCGACTCCGAATCAGATGAGCCGCTCGGCTTCATCGCCCTTTGTGAAAGCCACGCCCTTTACGCGGAGGGGGCCTTCGGGATCATTCAGGAGCTCTATGTCGATCCGGCCCATCGCTCAAAGGGAATCGGCGGAAAGCTGGTAAAAACCGCCATGGACCATGCCCGAAAGAAGGGATGGAAACGGCTTGAAGTCTGCACCCCGCCGCTTCCCCAATTCGCCGGTACGGTTCACTTCTATGAGCGTCAGCGCTTTGAAGTGACGGGAGGCCGGAAGATGAAAGTGTTGTTGTAA
- a CDS encoding beta-galactosidase: protein MLQRTLSSLIGLILLAVSLVGCPAIRSISPDAGRGAAPQTAPGHITKQVSFSILEDYDKGEDLDEVAEDFALMQELDVTTWRGSFGWDDYEPARGKYDFAWLHDFAELAGRVGIELRPYIGYTPAWAAKGGTDEAAWNDPPKRIEDWYNFVYHLASAVRRHRNIRSFEIYNEENVPLWWDGTVAEYNQVLLRGAAAIRGANPGVEVLLGGLVFPDVEFIEGICTTFENAGSFDIVPLHAYPETWTPETVTVENYIDAQYRTFTDTVETDCQGEPIWINEAGYATTAGKTERDQANWWARAIATFLAVPEIEHIGIYEIKDLEPDRPIIGEAPNYFLGLTTSDRKKKLAFHTVDLLTDLLDVTPLTVADGDLTVTVTKGKPGALYHHLFIRPGGEQVLFVWDKSSRPTVNLQVRQRGAAATEYGLDGASSTYPEFDGRTLRNVQLTPGEVRIFEIGPQ, encoded by the coding sequence ATGCTCCAGAGGACCCTTTCCTCGTTGATCGGACTGATTCTCCTTGCCGTCTCTTTGGTCGGTTGTCCCGCGATTCGCTCCATTTCTCCCGACGCCGGCAGAGGCGCGGCCCCTCAAACCGCCCCCGGCCACATCACGAAGCAGGTCTCCTTCAGTATTCTGGAAGATTACGACAAAGGGGAAGATTTAGACGAAGTCGCGGAGGACTTTGCGCTGATGCAGGAGCTCGACGTGACCACCTGGCGCGGAAGCTTCGGGTGGGATGATTATGAGCCGGCCCGCGGAAAGTATGACTTCGCCTGGCTGCATGACTTTGCCGAATTGGCCGGGCGCGTTGGAATCGAGCTGCGCCCTTACATCGGATACACCCCGGCTTGGGCCGCAAAAGGGGGAACCGATGAAGCTGCATGGAACGATCCGCCGAAGCGGATCGAGGATTGGTACAACTTCGTCTACCATCTTGCGAGCGCCGTGCGGCGGCACCGGAACATTCGCTCGTTCGAAATTTATAATGAGGAAAACGTCCCGCTCTGGTGGGATGGGACCGTCGCGGAGTATAACCAAGTCCTCCTGCGGGGGGCCGCCGCCATCCGAGGGGCCAATCCCGGCGTCGAGGTCCTCCTCGGCGGATTGGTCTTTCCCGACGTGGAATTTATCGAGGGGATCTGCACGACGTTTGAGAATGCCGGCAGTTTCGATATCGTCCCGCTTCACGCCTACCCCGAGACCTGGACGCCGGAGACGGTCACGGTGGAAAACTATATCGATGCGCAGTATCGCACTTTTACCGACACCGTGGAGACCGACTGCCAGGGCGAGCCGATCTGGATCAACGAAGCGGGGTATGCCACGACCGCCGGGAAGACCGAACGCGACCAGGCCAACTGGTGGGCCCGTGCGATCGCCACCTTTCTGGCCGTCCCGGAAATTGAGCATATCGGCATCTATGAAATCAAAGACCTTGAACCGGACCGCCCGATTATCGGGGAGGCGCCGAACTACTTCCTCGGCCTGACCACTTCGGACCGTAAAAAGAAGCTGGCTTTCCACACCGTCGACCTTCTAACCGATCTGCTCGATGTAACACCGCTCACGGTCGCCGACGGCGACCTGACGGTCACCGTCACGAAGGGAAAGCCCGGGGCGCTTTATCATCATCTCTTTATCCGTCCGGGTGGAGAGCAGGTTCTTTTTGTCTGGGATAAGAGCAGCCGCCCGACGGTCAACTTGCAGGTCAGGCAACGCGGCGCCGCGGCGACCGAATATGGACTCGACGGCGCCTCCTCCACCTACCCGGAGTTTGACGGCCGGACCCTCCGCAATGTTCAGCTCACTCCCGGCGAGGTTCGGATTTTCGAGATTGGACCGCAGTAG
- a CDS encoding AI-2E family transporter: MTSEARLPFYVKSTFLLLGLVLVTGILYYGAEVFVPLAYAALLSVLLYPMSYRLERIGIPRILAITLTLTVALILVATVIGFIVWQAGQFSQDLPVLKERVFEYARELKVFLKENFGITYQKQLQWLRLTTARVFENGGVLVSQTLLAFTKFSYIMVLVPIYTFLFLLYRPLLVEFFFQLSSRGHIQQVKAVLDEIKRVVKNYLLGLMIETVIVAVLNVGVLLYLGIDYAVLLGVTAAILNLIPYVGIFIGSVFPTVIAFVTEESLWAPVSVVIAFGIIQFLDNNIIVPKIVGSYVRINSIATIIAVIVGGLLWGISGMFLFIPLVAILKVIFDRVESLKPWGMLLGDGVPKEARIKKPRAAASKAA, translated from the coding sequence ATGACCTCTGAAGCGCGCCTCCCCTTTTATGTGAAATCGACCTTCCTCCTGCTGGGGCTTGTTCTCGTTACAGGAATTCTTTATTACGGCGCCGAGGTTTTTGTCCCGCTCGCCTATGCGGCGCTCCTCTCTGTTTTGCTCTATCCGATGAGCTATCGCTTAGAGCGGATTGGAATACCGAGAATTTTAGCGATCACCCTCACCCTGACGGTGGCGCTGATTCTGGTGGCGACCGTCATCGGATTCATCGTCTGGCAGGCCGGCCAGTTTTCACAAGACCTTCCGGTCCTCAAAGAGCGGGTCTTTGAGTATGCCCGCGAATTAAAGGTCTTTCTGAAAGAGAATTTCGGCATCACTTACCAGAAGCAGCTGCAATGGCTGCGGCTGACCACCGCCAGAGTCTTTGAGAATGGAGGGGTCCTCGTCTCGCAGACACTTTTGGCCTTCACAAAATTCAGCTATATCATGGTGTTGGTGCCGATTTATACTTTTTTATTTCTCCTCTACCGGCCGCTCCTCGTGGAATTTTTCTTTCAGCTCTCGTCTCGGGGCCATATTCAACAAGTGAAGGCCGTTTTAGATGAGATCAAGCGGGTGGTCAAAAATTATCTTTTGGGATTGATGATCGAGACGGTCATTGTCGCCGTTCTCAATGTGGGGGTCCTCCTTTATTTGGGAATCGATTATGCCGTCCTCCTGGGGGTAACAGCGGCCATTCTGAATCTCATTCCCTATGTCGGAATTTTTATCGGCAGCGTCTTTCCTACGGTCATCGCGTTTGTGACGGAGGAATCGCTCTGGGCTCCGGTGAGTGTGGTGATTGCATTTGGCATCATCCAATTTTTGGACAATAACATCATCGTTCCCAAAATCGTCGGCTCGTATGTGAGGATCAACTCCATCGCGACAATCATTGCCGTCATTGTGGGAGGACTGCTTTGGGGAATCTCGGGAATGTTTCTCTTCATCCCCCTGGTGGCGATTCTCAAGGTCATTTTCGATCGGGTGGAATCGCTGAAACCGTGGGGAATGCTCTTAGGGGATGGGGTTCCGAAAGAGGCCCGGATTAAAAAGCCAAGGGCCGCCGCTTCCAAAGCCGCTTAG
- a CDS encoding DUF5985 family protein has translation MIEGAVYFLCALTSVACAIILLRSYQRNRTGILLWSALCFVGLALNNILLFVDLLFPQVPLQLWRLFPALVGLMLLIYGLIWDLV, from the coding sequence ATGATTGAAGGAGCGGTTTATTTTCTCTGCGCACTCACCAGCGTCGCCTGCGCAATCATTCTGCTGCGGAGCTACCAGCGGAACCGAACGGGGATTCTGCTCTGGAGCGCGCTTTGCTTTGTCGGATTGGCTTTAAATAACATCCTTCTTTTCGTCGATTTGCTCTTTCCGCAGGTCCCGCTCCAGCTTTGGCGACTTTTCCCCGCGCTGGTCGGCCTGATGCTGCTGATCTATGGCTTAATTTGGGATCTTGTCTGA
- a CDS encoding DUF5985 family protein, translating into MIVFISGAIMMACWVAGLFFLRFWKKTGDRLFAIFALAFWMLAAERIILVLINQEDEVRTFVYVIRLFAFVLILWAIFDKNRARAPD; encoded by the coding sequence ATGATCGTATTTATCTCCGGCGCCATTATGATGGCCTGTTGGGTGGCCGGGCTTTTCTTCCTTCGCTTCTGGAAAAAGACGGGAGACCGTCTCTTCGCAATTTTTGCGCTGGCGTTTTGGATGCTTGCCGCAGAACGGATCATTCTCGTCCTGATCAATCAAGAAGACGAGGTTCGCACCTTCGTTTATGTGATCCGCCTCTTTGCATTTGTCCTTATATTATGGGCGATTTTTGATAAGAACCGCGCTCGGGCGCCGGATTGA
- a CDS encoding MEDS domain-containing protein, whose protein sequence is MNELTEQILGLQPGDHLCLIYDRDPAEQMPALVPFIKQGLEGGEQCIYIADDQTTDEVALALEGSGIDVRDELKRGTLLLWTREEWRQPGELDSDKKAAQVRQFIDAAFAAGFAGIRFAVEMTWTLGPAISAERLKHWEATINKIFVPGFPGRIVCQYSRHRLSPAVVETSLNTHPLAIIGQTVYPNLFYEAPLILDGRSEADKLDWMISQLKNARLEEKKRAGHQEREQNKRLRQIYQLNDQVNRAEALEEIYKASLDMILQSVKADRAAILLMDDDQVMRFKAWRGLSEEYREVVQGHSPWQPGAPDPQPVCIPDIDHAPLDAPLREVVRREGIQALGFFPLVYQKRLLGKFMVYYNTAHPFLEEEVQLAQTIAGHVAFSIQSKRREEALHQSEERLNVALSAGRMGAWEWNIQTGKIAWNSTLETIHGIPPGTFGGGFEDFKRDIHPEDLERVLAAINRTLRDGSEYQIEYRIFSPDQRLLWLESRGQLFFDANGQPERMVGVCMDITERKRMEEALTQKTIEAQEASRVKSEFVSNVSHELRTPLNAILGFSHLVLGNIYGSINEDQKYALEGVLRNADDLRKLINNLLDLSKIESGKAPLKIAPVEIPALIEDISAGLQSLLEKKSLYLQYEKKALPLIQSDGDKIKQILVNLLSNAIKFTPEGGITVEMEDRPERERVEIRVQDTGIGIKPEDLAKIFNAFHQVDGTATREFGGSGLGLTIVKQLVDLLKGEIGVESEFGKGSTFILSLPYRADERSPEINPAPERGSYQKSPII, encoded by the coding sequence ATGAACGAGCTGACAGAACAGATCTTGGGCTTACAGCCGGGAGATCATCTTTGCCTCATTTATGACAGAGATCCCGCCGAGCAGATGCCGGCGCTGGTTCCTTTTATCAAACAAGGATTGGAGGGCGGAGAGCAGTGTATTTATATCGCCGATGATCAGACGACCGACGAAGTGGCCCTCGCCCTTGAAGGGAGCGGAATCGATGTTCGCGATGAATTGAAACGGGGCACGCTGCTCCTGTGGACCCGGGAGGAGTGGCGCCAGCCGGGAGAGCTCGATTCCGACAAAAAAGCGGCCCAGGTGCGTCAATTTATCGATGCGGCCTTTGCGGCGGGATTTGCCGGGATTCGGTTTGCGGTGGAAATGACCTGGACCCTCGGGCCCGCGATCAGCGCGGAGCGGCTAAAACATTGGGAGGCGACCATCAATAAAATCTTCGTTCCCGGCTTCCCGGGCCGGATTGTCTGTCAATACAGCCGGCACCGCCTCTCCCCGGCGGTCGTAGAGACCTCGTTGAACACCCACCCGCTCGCCATCATCGGACAAACGGTTTATCCCAATCTCTTTTATGAAGCCCCCCTGATTCTGGACGGCCGGTCCGAAGCGGATAAATTGGACTGGATGATCTCTCAGCTGAAAAACGCCCGTCTGGAAGAAAAGAAACGTGCAGGACACCAAGAGCGGGAGCAAAACAAGAGACTCCGGCAAATCTATCAGCTCAACGATCAGGTCAATCGGGCCGAGGCCCTTGAGGAGATTTACAAGGCCTCGCTCGACATGATTCTTCAATCGGTGAAGGCCGATCGCGCCGCCATTCTATTGATGGACGACGATCAGGTCATGCGCTTTAAAGCGTGGCGCGGACTTTCGGAAGAATACCGCGAGGTTGTGCAAGGACATTCCCCCTGGCAGCCCGGCGCCCCCGATCCGCAGCCGGTCTGTATCCCCGATATCGATCATGCCCCCTTGGACGCGCCTCTGCGAGAGGTTGTTCGTCGGGAAGGAATCCAAGCGCTCGGATTCTTTCCCTTGGTCTATCAAAAGCGGCTGCTGGGGAAATTTATGGTTTATTACAACACGGCGCATCCCTTTCTTGAGGAGGAGGTGCAGCTCGCGCAGACCATCGCCGGCCACGTCGCTTTTTCCATTCAGAGCAAGCGGCGAGAAGAAGCGTTGCACCAAAGCGAAGAACGCCTGAATGTCGCATTAAGCGCCGGACGGATGGGCGCCTGGGAATGGAACATTCAGACCGGGAAGATCGCTTGGAACAGCACGCTTGAGACCATTCACGGAATTCCGCCGGGGACATTCGGGGGAGGTTTTGAGGACTTTAAACGAGACATCCATCCGGAAGACCTGGAACGGGTCTTGGCCGCGATCAATCGAACATTGCGGGACGGGAGCGAATATCAAATCGAGTATCGAATCTTCTCTCCGGATCAAAGGCTCCTCTGGTTGGAGTCGAGGGGGCAGCTCTTTTTCGATGCAAATGGCCAGCCGGAGCGGATGGTCGGCGTCTGCATGGATATCACCGAGCGCAAGCGAATGGAGGAGGCGCTGACGCAAAAAACGATTGAAGCGCAGGAGGCGAGCCGGGTGAAGTCGGAGTTCGTCTCGAATGTCTCTCACGAGCTGAGGACTCCGCTGAATGCCATTCTCGGTTTCTCCCATCTTGTCTTGGGGAATATTTACGGTTCGATCAATGAAGATCAAAAATATGCGCTGGAGGGGGTCCTCCGAAACGCAGACGACCTCCGCAAGCTGATCAATAACCTTTTGGATCTCTCGAAAATAGAGTCGGGAAAGGCCCCGCTGAAAATCGCGCCGGTGGAGATCCCCGCCTTGATCGAAGATATATCAGCCGGGCTCCAATCGTTGCTGGAGAAGAAGTCCCTTTATCTTCAATATGAAAAGAAGGCGCTTCCCCTCATTCAATCTGATGGGGATAAGATCAAGCAGATTTTGGTCAATCTCCTCTCCAATGCGATTAAATTTACGCCTGAAGGAGGGATCACGGTGGAGATGGAAGATCGGCCTGAAAGAGAACGGGTCGAGATCCGCGTACAAGATACCGGCATCGGCATCAAACCGGAAGACCTTGCGAAAATCTTCAACGCGTTTCATCAGGTGGACGGGACCGCAACCCGTGAGTTTGGAGGGAGCGGTTTGGGTCTCACGATCGTGAAACAGCTGGTTGATCTTTTAAAAGGGGAGATCGGCGTAGAAAGCGAATTCGGAAAAGGATCGACCTTTATCCTCTCTCTTCCTTATCGCGCCGATGAAAGATCGCCGGAGATCAATCCGGCGCCCGAGCGCGGTTCTTATCAAAAATCGCCCATAATATAA
- a CDS encoding pirin family protein translates to MDQARKVKTIITPQPVMEGAGVRLKRSIATRTLSELDPFLLFDHFGSENPDDYLAGFPMHPHRGIETVTYMLAGTVRHLDTLGNAGTIGPGDIQWMTSGRGILHEEMPQPSARLDGFQLWVNLPARLKMTAPRYQDISAAKIPVWTGENGVMVRVIAGEVGGIRGAVTDIAADPTYLDITLPANVAFRRSVPQGHAAFVYLFEGAGTFGIAESDGVSASSPRLLVLDDGDFLAVRAGESGARFLLVSGQPLNEPIARYGPFVMNTQEEIEETLRELREGTFIQPVR, encoded by the coding sequence ATGGATCAAGCGCGAAAGGTCAAAACAATCATTACCCCCCAGCCGGTAATGGAAGGGGCCGGGGTACGGTTGAAGCGAAGCATCGCCACCCGTACGCTGAGCGAGTTGGATCCGTTTTTGTTATTCGACCACTTCGGATCGGAGAATCCGGACGACTATCTGGCGGGATTCCCGATGCATCCCCATCGCGGAATCGAAACGGTCACCTATATGCTGGCCGGGACGGTCCGGCATCTGGATACCCTCGGAAACGCCGGAACGATCGGGCCGGGGGACATTCAGTGGATGACGTCGGGGAGGGGAATCCTTCACGAAGAGATGCCGCAGCCGAGCGCGAGGCTGGACGGGTTCCAGCTCTGGGTCAATCTTCCGGCCCGGCTCAAGATGACCGCTCCCCGATATCAAGACATTTCCGCCGCGAAGATTCCGGTCTGGACGGGAGAAAACGGGGTGATGGTCCGGGTGATCGCCGGGGAGGTCGGCGGCATTCGGGGGGCGGTGACCGATATCGCCGCCGATCCGACCTATCTTGATATCACGCTCCCGGCGAACGTCGCTTTTCGCAGGTCGGTTCCGCAAGGCCATGCCGCCTTCGTCTATCTTTTCGAGGGGGCGGGGACGTTCGGGATCGCGGAGTCGGACGGCGTTTCCGCGTCGTCGCCCAGATTGTTGGTGCTCGACGACGGCGACTTCCTCGCCGTCCGCGCGGGGGAAAGCGGCGCCCGATTTCTTCTCGTCTCCGGCCAACCGCTCAACGAGCCGATCGCCCGCTACGGCCCCTTCGTCATGAACACCCAGGAAGAGATCGAAGAGACGCTCCGCGAGCTTCGCGAAGGAACGTTCATTCAGCCAGTCCGATAA
- a CDS encoding OsmC family protein, whose translation MSEYQVAIDWERETEQFTYESYSRDHLWTFPGGVRVSASAAPDYQGNPSYVNPEEALVGALSSCHMLTFLAVAARKQFVVDSYHDDATGILEKNTEGKLAMTRVTLRPKITFSGSKTPTPEELKMLHDQAHRGCFIANSVTTKVTVESR comes from the coding sequence ATGTCTGAATATCAGGTTGCGATTGACTGGGAACGGGAAACCGAGCAATTTACCTACGAGTCATACAGCCGCGATCACCTCTGGACCTTTCCCGGCGGGGTGCGGGTCTCGGCATCGGCGGCTCCCGATTATCAAGGGAATCCGAGTTATGTGAATCCGGAAGAGGCGCTTGTCGGGGCACTGTCGAGCTGCCACATGTTGACCTTCCTCGCGGTCGCCGCCCGAAAGCAGTTTGTGGTCGATTCCTATCATGATGATGCCACCGGTATTCTGGAGAAGAATACCGAGGGAAAGCTCGCCATGACGCGTGTTACCCTCCGGCCGAAGATCACCTTCTCCGGTTCGAAAACTCCGACACCGGAGGAGTTAAAGATGCTTCACGACCAAGCGCACCGCGGCTGCTTCATCGCGAACTCGGTCACCACGAAGGTGACGGTGGAGAGTCGGTAG
- a CDS encoding OsmC family protein — MNADELRALQAPLKARYREEPAAAKVTLSAEGVLGEASVTCKVSTGRALVEAGLHPASGGSGLAACSGDMLLEALVGCAGVTLKAVATALAIPLRSGKIMAEGDLDFRGTLGVDKQTPVGFTEVRLRFQLDTDAAPDQIATLLKLTERYCVVYQTLRNSPRLTLSHEVTG, encoded by the coding sequence ATGAACGCAGACGAGCTCCGCGCCCTTCAAGCGCCGTTGAAGGCGCGTTATCGCGAGGAACCGGCCGCGGCGAAGGTCACCCTCTCCGCGGAGGGGGTTCTCGGAGAAGCGTCGGTCACCTGCAAGGTGTCGACGGGACGGGCGCTCGTGGAAGCCGGTCTTCATCCGGCGAGCGGCGGGAGCGGCCTGGCCGCCTGCTCGGGCGACATGCTCCTGGAAGCGCTGGTCGGATGCGCGGGGGTCACCCTTAAAGCGGTCGCCACGGCGCTTGCGATCCCGCTTCGGTCGGGCAAAATCATGGCCGAGGGAGATCTCGACTTCCGTGGGACCTTGGGGGTTGACAAACAAACTCCGGTGGGGTTTACTGAGGTTCGTCTTCGCTTCCAGCTCGACACCGACGCCGCCCCGGACCAGATCGCGACCCTGCTGAAATTGACCGAGCGCTACTGCGTGGTCTATCAGACTTTGCGAAATTCGCCCCGATTGACCCTCTCCCATGAAGTGACGGGATAG